The sequence TTTATGTTTCTGCCACCCTGCCAAAGTTCTTGTCGCTATCAGTGACAAATAACCATGTTATATCATTCACAGGATGCATCACACagatatttttgtttgcatCTTCGTGTGCTACTGAAACATTTTTGTTGGCCTCGATGGCCTACGATCGTTATGTGGCCATCTGCATCCCTATGCACTATACACGCATCATGAGCACAGAGGCATGCGCTATAATGGCCTCTGTTTCCTGGTTGATTGGTATACTTAATTCATTGATGCTTTCTTTGCTGATGTCCGGTTTAGCATTCTGCGCCTCCCATTACATCAATCACTTTTTCTGCGACCTGAAAACCATGATGAAGGTCTCCAGTGGTGACACCACAAGCTTTCAAACGCTGCTATTAGTGGTCTGTGTGTTATGTGGTTTCTTTCCAGTTTTGCTGATATTGATATCCTACGTATGCATCATATCTGCCATTGTAAAGATCCGTACCTCAACGGGACGGGCCAAGGCCTTCTCCAGTTGCTCCTCTCACCTCACTGTTGTGTTTCTCTTCTACGGAACGTCTCTTAGTTTTTATGTGAAACCACAATCTGAAGATTCCCAGGAACAAGACAAGCTGTTCTCCTTGTTATACACCGCTGTGATTCCAATGTTAAATCCTCTAGTTTATAGCCTGAGAAACCAGGATGTATTGAAATCCATGAAGAGTATCATTAGAAAATACTCAGGGAAGGATATACATAACACTCGCCTTCAAAAAGGTCATTGTTTAAGACATAATTGAAGGAGTAATGTTGCCTGTGGTATGAATACCATGAATGTGCAACACTATTTTGGGCACTCATTTATAAAATGACTTCATACATGAAGCCAGTTTGGGctgcatgtaaatatatttaaggaCAATAAAAATACTGTACCTATTTGGGTAATTTTCTGTGACAGAACTTCACAGACAACATTGTGCATTTTCAAAGCTTagcaagaaaaatgtttttatgttaggTGCAGAAAAGATCTTTTACAGTGGAGAAATGTGATAAATCTTTTTTGTCGTATACATTTAATACTTAAGAAATGCAAACTTTCAAGCGTTATAGCATTTTAACTTCAACATAGGCAATCATCCAGGGAAAAATCTGATTGCCTTATG is a genomic window of Spea bombifrons isolate aSpeBom1 chromosome 6, aSpeBom1.2.pri, whole genome shotgun sequence containing:
- the LOC128500505 gene encoding olfactory receptor 1G1-like, yielding MNDYLKNCTEPKVFYLRAFSSLADIEKVLFTGILLMYPLTVLGNVIITALVCLAPQLHTPMYFFLCNLSIQDIIYVSATLPKFLSLSVTNNHVISFTGCITQIFLFASSCATETFLLASMAYDRYVAICIPMHYTRIMSTEACAIMASVSWLIGILNSLMLSLLMSGLAFCASHYINHFFCDLKTMMKVSSGDTTSFQTLLLVVCVLCGFFPVLLILISYVCIISAIVKIRTSTGRAKAFSSCSSHLTVVFLFYGTSLSFYVKPQSEDSQEQDKLFSLLYTAVIPMLNPLVYSLRNQDVLKSMKSIIRKYSGKDIHNTRLQKGHCLRHN